GCCACACCACCACGCTCGCGACCTCGCTCGCCTCCGCGACGCGCTCGAGCGCCGCGTGGGCGAGGTCCTTCAGGTAGTCGGGATTGCCGGCGAAGTTCGCGACGAGCCCCGGCGTGCGAATCGTGCCGGGGCACACCGCATTCACGCGAATCCCGCGCTGCCCGTACGCCACCGCGGCGTTCTTCGTCAGGCCGATCACGCCGTGCTTGCCCGCGGTGTAAGCGGGGTTCGAGAGCGTGCCGCCGAGACCGGCGAGCGAAGACGTGTTGACGATCGCGCCGCGGGTGTTCGAGGCGAGCATCGCCGCCAGCTCGGCGCGCAGGCACATCAGCGTGCTCGTCAGATTGAGGCGCAGCTCGGCCTCGAACGCGTCGAGATCGATCTCGTGCATGGGCCGCTCGCCACCCTTCACCGAGCCGCCGACGTTGTTGAACGCGCAGTCGAGCCGCGCGAAGCGCTGGAGCGTCGCGCGCACCATCTCTTCCGCCGCGCCGCGCTGCGTCAGATCCGCCGCAAAGAACGCCGCGGCGCCGCCGCGCCCGACGATCGCCCGCGCACATGCGGCGCCCGCGCTCTCGTCGCAGTCGACCACCATCACGCGCGCGCCTTCCTCGGCGAAGCGCAGCGCCGCCGCCTCGCCGATGCCCTTGCCTCCGCCCGTCACGATCGCAACGCGTTCGCGAAGCCTCATGCTGACTCCTCCAAGCGGCGGTCGCGCCGCTGAGACTGGATCCGTCGCGGCCCGAACGTTGGTCCGTCGCGTTCGAGCGCGCCCGTTCGCCGCTCGCGAGCTACGGGCCCTCTTCGAGGACTCGAGCCGAGAGCTGCGCGCGCTGAAGGCGCGCGGCTGAAGAGGGCGCTGCGCGCAGGAACCCAATCGCGATCGCGGCGGGCAAGAGCAGCGCGCCGAGCGCGATCCACGCGCTCGTGTACGCGCCCGTGGTGTCGCGCAGGTGGCCGGCGAGCCAGGGGCCGGCCGCGGACAACATCGAGAACGGGCCGACCATCCCCATCACGAGGCCGAACGACGCGGTGCCGAAGTGGCGGCTCACCACCGCGGCGAGCAGCGGCAGGTTCGCGCCCGCCGCGAAGCCGAGCAGCGCGCAGATCCCGGCGAGGTCCGCGTAGCGGAGCTCGCGCGTGAGCCAGGCGAGCATGAGCGCCAGCGCCGCGACCGAGCTGCCTAACAACCAGCGCACGTCGACACGATCGGCGAGCGCGCCGAACCCCACCTTCGCGAACACCATCACGAGCGCGAGCGTCGAGACGAGCCACGCGCTGGCTCGCGCGTCGATCCCGGCGTCGAGGGCAACCGGCGCAAGGTTCTGCTGCACCGCGCCGAACACGGTGCCGGTCGCGGTGAAGGGCACGACGATCCACCAGAAGATCGGCGCGCGAAGCACGTCGCCCGCACCCCAGCGCTGCGGCGCCGCGGGAAGTGATGCCTCGTGCGCCGCGCGCCCGTCCGCCTCGCCCGCGACGCCCGCCTCGCTCGGCGAGCCGCGCACCATCCACCACACGAGCGGGACGACACCGCCGACCACGAGCGCCGCGAGCACGTCGTTCGCGACACGCCAACCCACGGACTCGTGAAGCGCGGTCACGAGTGGCGGCAACGCGAATCCGCCGAGGGAGGTGCCCACGCTCGAGATGCCGAGCGCGAGACCGCGGCGCCGCGTGAACCAGCGCGTCGCGAGCGTTTGCGCGGCGAGCGGACCGGAGAGCAGCATGCCGAGGACGACGAGCGACGCGTAAAGCGCCTGCAGCTGCGCCAGCTGCGTCGCGCGCCCCGCGAGCACGAGCGCCGCTGCGAGGCTGAGCGCGCCCGCGCACACGAGCGCGCGAATCGAGAGGCGATCCATCGCGCGGCCCGCGAGCGGCGCGAGCGCGCCCATCCCGATCTGCATGCCGAGATAGACCGTCATCACCTCGCCGCGCCCGACACCGAACTCGCGCGACCACGGCGCGACGAAGAACGTGAAGCAATAGATGCCGATGCCGAAGCTCAGCGCTTGAAACACCACCGCCACCGCGAGGACGTTCCAGCCGGAGTACCAAGGCATCGTGGTCCGCCCGCGCGAGTGCGCCGTGATTCAGGGGAGTGAGCGTATCGCTGAAGCGGAGCGAACGAGCGACTCCGCCGCGCGCGTCACGCGCGCCGCTTTCGACTCGCGGGCGTTGTGGAACGGATGAGCCTCGAAGCTAAGGAGCACCTCTCCCGCTGGGTCGCGAACGAACGTTCTGCCAAGCCCAGCCTCGCCGAGACCGTTTCGTCACCTATGGGGCGACTCGCATTCCCGTCGGAGGCATGGAAAGCAGTTGCAGGCGACCCAGCGCCCCGCCGAGGATGGGCGCGGGGCCATAACGCCCGTGTCAGGGCACTCGAAAGGAATCGAACATGCGATCTCTCTCAGCAGCAGCCTTTGCGGGACTCGCCTTGCTGCTCCTCTCGCCGGCGGCGACGCGTGCGGATGGCCCAAAGGTCCGAACCATCACCGTCGACGTCGCCGAAGACTTCTCCAAGTTCGTCCCGACGTTCGTGAATGCGGGCGACGGCGAGCCCAAGGTCGGGAGCTTTTTCCTCACTCAGGGCCGTCTCTTCCCGGCCGGCACGATCCAGGGCGATGGCTCGACGTTCGACCCCAACTCGGCAGGCTCAATCGGAGAATGGCTCTGTCGGGGGACGCATCTCGCGGACGCTTCGAAGATCATCTCGGGCGAAGCGCCGATCTGGGTGATGACAACCCAGCAGTATCTCCTGCCCGGCGACGACCGCTCGATCTCGACGGAAGGTCGCGAGGGATCTGCGCCGATCTTGCGCGCTGTGATCGGAGGCACTGGAGTGTTCCGCGGGGTCGTAGGAGAACAGCGGCAGGAGCTCTTGGGGTTCAACGCCACGGGCGGCGTGAACCTGCGAGTCACGTTCACGCTGCGATCGCCGAACTGAACGGGCGCGCAGAGCCGGCGCTCACCCGCTGGGCGCACTTCTTGTTAGGTCCGCGAGCCCCACGCTCAGCCGGATTCCCCTGCTCTTCCGCGCGCTTCCGCACCTCGCGCTGGTGGACGCGGCAGGGCTCGAACCTGCGACCCCCGGCTTGTAAGACCAGTGCTCTAGCCAGCTGAGCTACGCGTCCGCGCCGCGCACTGTACGTCCACGCGGGCGACCCGCTCGAAGCCGGCGCGCGAAGCCGCGCCACCAAGGCGATCTCGCGGCCACTACCTCAAGAGTCCGACACCGCCGCGGGAGATCACGTATGCGCAAGTGGAGTGCAGGAATCGCTCTGGTCGGTTTGCTGTGCGCGAGCCCTGCCGTCGCGGCGACCTACTACTACGTCGACTGGACCAGCTCGAGCCCGAGCGCTGGCACCGCTGCCGGCACCATCACGCTCCCGGACAGCTCGACCGTCAGCGTCACGTTCAGCGTGACCGAGCCGAACGGCGCGGCGGGCGCGTACACGTTCGGCCAGACGAACAGCGGCACGAACTATTGGGTGCCCGCGGCGCCGTACCTCAGTACGCAAGTCGACAACTCGCCGCCTGATTCCGACATCCTCGCGCTGACCGGCGGCACCTCGACCACGACCTACACGATCACGCTCTCGGAGCCGATCAGGGACCCGATCATGGCGATCGTGAGCCTCGGGCAGCCGAGTGTCCTCGTGACCTATGACTTCGACCGTCCGTTCACGATCGTGAGCCAAGGAGTGGGCTTCTGGGGCGGAGGTCCGAGCGCGCTCACACAGCTCCCCGGCGACGTGCTGCAGGGTCAGGAAGGGCACGGCACGATTCAGTTCATCGGGACGTTCTCGACCTTCTCGTGGACGGCGCCGACCGCCGAGTTCTGGCACGGCTTCACCTTCGGGATTCGCACCACCGAGCGCATCGAGCCAACGCCGGAGCCGGGCGCGCTCGCGCTGCTCGCTGCGGCGGGCGCCGCGCTGGCGCTCTCGCGACGGCGCACGCGCACCTGATCGCTCGCGCCCAGCGACGCGGCGGCAGCGCCGCCCTCACGCCCTCACCTTCACCGTCGCACTGCCCGGCGTCGTCACGTCGCCGCGCTCGTTCGTGACGCGCAGCTCGAGCTCGGCCGTGCGCGCGCTCGCGTCGAGCGCGCTGATCGTGCCGCCCGTAACAAGTGTCTCGCCGAGGTAGGCCGCGCGGCGGTTGCTGTAGGCGAAGCGCGTGAGGTCGCCCGCGTCGCCGAGCCAGTTGAGCACGCACTGCGAGAGCCAGTCGCCTTGCAGGGGGCCGTCGATCACGATCGCGGGGTACTTCTCGACCTCGGTGGTGTACGCCGCGTCGTAGTGGATGCGGTGCGGGTTCCACACCGCCGCGTTGTACATGAAGAGGCTCACGTTCGTGGCGGTGTGCGCACGCGTCGGCAGCTCGAGACCGACGCGCAGATCGGCGAAGCGCAGCGTCACGACATCACCTCGCGATCGCCGTCTGGATCTCTTCGAGCACGAGCGCGCCGCTCGCGTCGGTGATGCGCGTGGTGCGCACCGTGAAGATGAGCGGGCCCTGCGCGCCGCTCTTCTCGACCATGTCGGTGATGCGCGATGTGGCGGTGAGCGTGTCGCCTGCGCGTATCGGGCGCAGCATGCGCAGCTCGGTACCGCCGGCCATCACGCGCTTCAGCGGCAGTGCGGGGCCGCCGCCCTGCGCGCGCGGCAGGCCGTCGGCGCGCATGTCTTCGAGCTTGCGGAGCGGGCCGAACAGGTTGAACACGAACATCGGCGGCGCCTCGTCGCCGCGCAGATACTTCTCCTGCAGCTGATCCGTCGCGACGGCGTACTTGACGATGTCGCGGCGGCTCACCTCGACCGTGACGGGCGCATCCTCGCGCCCGATCCAGCGGCGATGCTCGTCCGTCAGCAGCGCCATCAGCCGGGCAAGCCGTCGGCGATGAAACCCCAGCCGCGGCTCGACTTCTGCCGCAGCGGGATCGCGGCCTGATAAGTCGCGCTCGCGTACCACGCTTCCGCAGCTGCGCGCGTGGGGAACTCGATCACGATGCAGCGCTTGTGATCGGGCGCGCCTTCGAGCACGCGGGTCTCGTCCGCGAACACGCGCAGCTTGCCGCCGTGCGGCGCGAGCGAATCGCCGGCGGCCTTCAGGTACGCGGCGTAGCCGGCGGGGTCGTGGATGTCGTTCATGAAGATGGCGTAGGCGGGCATCGCCCGACCGTATCGCGCGCGGCCTACGCTGCGCTCATGCGCACGCTCACCGTCTACGTCGACGTGAAGTCTCCGTACGCCTACCTCGCGCTCGCGCCGACTCGCGCGCTGTGCGCGGCGCACGGCGTCGCGATCGATTGGCTGCCGTACGTGCTCGACATCCCGTCCTACCTCGGCTCCGCGCGGCTCGATCCCGCGACCGGCGCCGTGATCGAGAGCGCGCGGACGGAGGCGCAGTGGCGCAAGGTGAAGTACGCGTACATGGACGTGCGGCGGCAGGCGAACCGCGCGGGGCTCACGATCCGCGGCACGCAGAAGATCTGGGACACGCGGCTCGTGTCGATCGCGCTGCTCTTCGCGAAACGAGTTGCGCCCCCGCGCGTGGACGCGTGGCTCGATGCCGTGTTCGCGCCGTTCTGGCGGCGTGAGCTCGATGTCGAGCAGTGCAGCGTCGTCGAGGAGACGCTGCGCGGCGTAGGGATCGACGCGCGCGGCTTCGCGGAGCTCGCCGCGGGCGACGGCGCGCGCGAGCTCGAGCGCGTGATGGAGGAAGCGCACGCGCGCGGCGTGTTCGGCGTGCCGAGCTTCTTGTTGGGCGGGGAGCTGTTCTGGGGCCGCGAGCATCTGCCGCTGATCGGGGAGCGCCTCGCGGCGACTCGCTGAGCCGCAGGACGCGCGGCGTAATCACGGCCGGGAAGAGCCGTGCGCGGATGGGCGGGTGCGTCGAACTGAGATAGAAACTGCCTTCCGCCGGAGGTCCCATGCCCAAGATCGAGCCGCATCGGAGTTGGCTCGCGCTCGAAGCGCGCGCCCAGCGCGAGAGCGATCCGCGCGTGCGCACGCTGCTCACGGCGGTGCGCGACCACATGGAGCACGAGATCAAGGGCCACCTGCCCGAGCTGATGGCGACGCTCACCGCGAGCCCCGTCTACCACTTCTGGAACCCGGCGGGCTCGTTCAAGCTCGAAGGGCGCACCGCGGTCGAGGGCTTCTACTCGAGCATGATCGCCGCCGGCGGCAACGAGTTCGAAGTGGTGGTGGAGAAGATCGTCGCCGACAGCGCGAACGTGATCACCGAGGGCGCCGTGAAGCAAGTGCGCAGCGGCGCGGAGCTGATCGCCGCGGGTCGCAAGGAAGTCGCGGGGCAGCCCGTGAAGCCCGATGAGCTCTTCCTCACGCGCGCGCAGCTCGTCACGGTTTGGCCGAGCGACGCGGAAGGCAAGCTCGTCGGCGAGGACATCTACTTCGGCGAAGACGCGCTCGCCTCCGCCGAGCGCATCTCGCGCGCCGACCTCCCGCCGTATCACCGCCTGTCGCAATAACAACTGAGGATCCCATGTCCGAGTTTCAGCTGAAGAAGACCACCGCCCCGCCCGTCTCGGGCACCCCGCTCGAGCGCATCGCGAAGCTCGAAGACGTGATCCGCAAGGGCGGCGACGAAGCGCAGCAGCTGCGCCGTTTGCCCCAGCACACGGTGGATGCGCTGATCGACGCCGGCATCTTCCGCATCGCCATCCCGCGCGAGCTCGGCGGCGACGACGCGAGCATCACCGAGACGATCGAGATCCTCGAAGCGATCTCCGCGATCGACGCCTCGGTGGGCTGGAACGTGATGCTCGGCAGCGAGATCAACGCGATGGCCGCGGGCGGCATGGACAAAGCGCTCGCGAAGGAGGTCTACCTCGACGACCCCCGCGTGATCATGTGCGGCGGCGG
This sequence is a window from Deltaproteobacteria bacterium. Protein-coding genes within it:
- a CDS encoding SDR family oxidoreductase, with product MRLRERVAIVTGGGKGIGEAAALRFAEEGARVMVVDCDESAGAACARAIVGRGGAAAFFAADLTQRGAAEEMVRATLQRFARLDCAFNNVGGSVKGGERPMHEIDLDAFEAELRLNLTSTLMCLRAELAAMLASNTRGAIVNTSSLAGLGGTLSNPAYTAGKHGVIGLTKNAAVAYGQRGIRVNAVCPGTIRTPGLVANFAGNPDYLKDLAHAALERVAEASEVASVVVWLCSDEASFLTGAAIPVDGGTSAFAVRVASSRAGD
- a CDS encoding DsbA family protein, producing the protein MRTLTVYVDVKSPYAYLALAPTRALCAAHGVAIDWLPYVLDIPSYLGSARLDPATGAVIESARTEAQWRKVKYAYMDVRRQANRAGLTIRGTQKIWDTRLVSIALLFAKRVAPPRVDAWLDAVFAPFWRRELDVEQCSVVEETLRGVGIDARGFAELAAGDGARELERVMEEAHARGVFGVPSFLLGGELFWGREHLPLIGERLAATR
- a CDS encoding DUF1330 domain-containing protein — translated: MPAYAIFMNDIHDPAGYAAYLKAAGDSLAPHGGKLRVFADETRVLEGAPDHKRCIVIEFPTRAAAEAWYASATYQAAIPLRQKSSRGWGFIADGLPG
- a CDS encoding MaoC family dehydratase N-terminal domain-containing protein; amino-acid sequence: MALLTDEHRRWIGREDAPVTVEVSRRDIVKYAVATDQLQEKYLRGDEAPPMFVFNLFGPLRKLEDMRADGLPRAQGGGPALPLKRVMAGGTELRMLRPIRAGDTLTATSRITDMVEKSGAQGPLIFTVRTTRITDASGALVLEEIQTAIAR
- a CDS encoding PEP-CTERM sorting domain-containing protein (PEP-CTERM proteins occur, often in large numbers, in the proteomes of bacteria that also encode an exosortase, a predicted intramembrane cysteine proteinase. The presence of a PEP-CTERM domain at a protein's C-terminus predicts cleavage within the sorting domain, followed by covalent anchoring to some some component of the (usually Gram-negative) cell surface. Many PEP-CTERM proteins exhibit an unusual sequence composition that includes large numbers of potential glycosylation sites. Expression of one such protein has been shown restore the ability of a bacterium to form floc, a type of biofilm.), which codes for MRKWSAGIALVGLLCASPAVAATYYYVDWTSSSPSAGTAAGTITLPDSSTVSVTFSVTEPNGAAGAYTFGQTNSGTNYWVPAAPYLSTQVDNSPPDSDILALTGGTSTTTYTITLSEPIRDPIMAIVSLGQPSVLVTYDFDRPFTIVSQGVGFWGGGPSALTQLPGDVLQGQEGHGTIQFIGTFSTFSWTAPTAEFWHGFTFGIRTTERIEPTPEPGALALLAAAGAALALSRRRTRT
- a CDS encoding MFS transporter yields the protein MPWYSGWNVLAVAVVFQALSFGIGIYCFTFFVAPWSREFGVGRGEVMTVYLGMQIGMGALAPLAGRAMDRLSIRALVCAGALSLAAALVLAGRATQLAQLQALYASLVVLGMLLSGPLAAQTLATRWFTRRRGLALGISSVGTSLGGFALPPLVTALHESVGWRVANDVLAALVVGGVVPLVWWMVRGSPSEAGVAGEADGRAAHEASLPAAPQRWGAGDVLRAPIFWWIVVPFTATGTVFGAVQQNLAPVALDAGIDARASAWLVSTLALVMVFAKVGFGALADRVDVRWLLGSSVAALALMLAWLTRELRYADLAGICALLGFAAGANLPLLAAVVSRHFGTASFGLVMGMVGPFSMLSAAGPWLAGHLRDTTGAYTSAWIALGALLLPAAIAIGFLRAAPSSAARLQRAQLSARVLEEGP